The following nucleotide sequence is from Gemmatimonadota bacterium.
GCCTGTCATTTCCCCTGGCTACAGTACCCCTGGCACTCCTGGAAGAATCCGAGGGAAGCCGGGTTCCCGACGTATTCAAAGACTGGGTTTTCTGGGCCGGGTTTGCGTGTACAGCCGGCGTGATTTTCTGGAATATCACCGGCTATTTTGTCCTGACATTGCCCCGCATCACGATCTACGACCACTGGCTGACCACAGCGGTAGATACGGGACAGTATATTCCCACGATCTATTTGCGCATTCATCCGCTGATGATGGGACTGGCCTATTTGTGCCCGCTGAATATCTTGATGAGTTTCTGGTTTTTTTTCCTCGTCAATGCATTTAAGATGACAGTAATGAACCGCACGGGCTTTACCATCGGGTTGCAGGGCCAGACAGCCACGCCCGAAGAAATTTTGATGCTGGAGGCACACGGGGCACTGGTTTTTCTGGTTATCTGGTCGGTATGGGTGGCCCGAGATCACTTGAAGGAGACGCTACACAAGGCTTTTGGAGACCTGCGCTCTCAAGACGACGGGGTACCCGTGTCCTATCGCACGGCCTGGCTGGGATTTTTAAGTACCACGATTTTTTTCACCGGTTTTTTGCTCTCAATGGGCATCAGCCTGCCCTCGGCAATGGTGCAGATGGGCCTTCTATTCGTCATCTACCTCGGCGTAACCAAATTTGCGGCAGCCACGGGCTACGTGTTCCTCGCGCCCCAGGGAGAAAAAGGGTGGCAGATTATGAAGGCGCTCTACGGGACATTAAATATTTCGAGCCGGGATTTGACGGGTTTGATAGTGGTAAGCCGAAACGCGCTCGCCGGAGCACCAGCCCGCATGCTATCTGTGCCAGCAATTCCCCATTTTTTTAAGCTCCTGGGCAATGGGCTGCAGCGCTCATGGACCATCGTAGGCGTGTTGCCCGTTGCTCTTTTGGGGGCATTTACAGTGGCCTGTGCCGCACAGCTTTATCTGTGCTACATGGAAGGCGGATTGAATCATGCCTATATGCCCGACTGGCGACACATGGTCAGACAAGTGTCGCTGATTGAAGGGACACAGCCAGCGTATTTCGATCTGGACAAAACCATCGTGTGGTTTTTGGGTATTGCCGAGGCGGGATTATTGACGCTCTTGGGCATGCGGTACGCGGCCTGGCCGATTCACCCGTTCGGCCTGGCTTTTCCAGACAGCCGATTTCGCTACGGATTTGGGATTTTCATCGTATGGCTGGCCAAGTCATTGACATTGCGCTTTGGCGGGGTGAGCCTCTACCGGCGATCGCTGCCATTCTGGTACGGTATTGTGGTGGGATATCTGGTGGGAGTGGGAGCTTCGACAATAGTAGATGCGATCTGGTTTCCATTGAACCGACATTTCGTACACGGATGGTAACGAGGAGGAGGCCCAATTGTCACAAACGCCTGACCGCGTTGAAACTCCAAATACAGAAACCGAGAACCGGGTACGCAAAACAGCCGTATTGGCGATGGTAGGTACGCTGGTATTTGCGTGTGCAATGTCAACCTATGTGGAACTGAGCACGCGATCCGGTCTCCTGGCAATGTCCAATTTGCCAATGACCGTATTATTGCCCTTTGTATTCTGGCTCTTGGGCAACTCGATATTAAAGCGTTTTTGGCCCCGGTTATCATTGTCCGCAACAGAGATGCGGGTGCTATTTTGTCTCTTGTGGGTCGGCGGCTTGTTCGCCGGTTTTAACTGGGCAACGCAGTGGGCCGGCATGATGGCTGCACCGCGTTATTTTGCTTCGCCGGAGAACCGCTGGGAAGAACTGTACTTTGACGACTTGCCCAACTGGATGCTGCCATTAAACAGTCCGGGTGTGGTCAATGGCTTCTATCAGGGGCTGTGGTCAGACGTACCCTGGGGCGCGTGGTTGGGACCAATATTCTGGGCGGGATCCATCGCCCTTGCAATCACGGCCATTGGCCTGGGATTGACCGCATTATTTCAAAAACAATGGGCGCAACACGAACGCCTGGTCTATCCACTCGCCGAAGTATCCCTGGAACTCACCGAAGCATTTGATCGAAAACCGGGTTGGCCCGCCTTTATGCAAAGCAAGGTATTCTGGGCGGGATTTTTTATCGCGGCATTTCCCCTCCTCTGGAACATCGCAGAATACTTCATCCCCGATTTTCCTCGCATCTCAATTTTTGACCCCATGTTCGGACGAACCGGGCGCAGAGGCGCGCCCCTATCCCGATATTTGCCGCCCTTTGCCTTCTCCTACCGCATCTTGCCCACCCTGATGGGATTTACTTTTTTGTGCGACCTGAACATCCTGTTCAGCATCTGGTCGGTTTACCTCGTAGGCCTGGGGGCACAATACGCCATGAACCGCGTGGGGTTCACAGTGGGAATGAGCGGACAAGAAGCCGATGCGGGCGTCATCGTGAACCTTTTCTCGAACGGGGCAATGTTGGGATTAGCTCTTTGGGCGATATGGGCAGCACGCGGGCATCTGAAGCGCGTCTGGAGACAAGTCCGTAGTCCAGTTGCAGGCGAATCCGCCGAAACCATGATCCTGTCTCCGCGCAGCACTTTGCTGGTACTCGCGGGCGGGCTGATCTATATGGCATTCTGGCTTTATCAGTCGGGAAACAGCCCATCAACACTGGTATTGTGGATGGCGGCATTCTGGATCGGCCTCTTTGTATCAATGAAGCTCGTGGCTGCCACGGGCTTCGCCTATTTATTCCCCTTTTGGGCAGGCGGAACGACCATACTGGGCGATATGTTTGTGGGCACGCGCAATATGTCCACCCCCACGCTGGTAAGCACGCACATGGTGAATCACCGTTTGCTGGCAGGCTGGCGCGTACCAACGGCGCTGCCCAACATAGAACGGACCATGGCGAGATCGACAAAGACAAACCAATTGATCTGGATCGGCGTGCTCCTCGGCGTGATCATTGGTGCTTCATATACGGTCTGGCTGTGTTATACCTGGGGCGGCGCCAGCTTTCATTCCTGGGCACTGGAGGGTTCGGCGCGCGAACGTTACAATATCATCGCCGGAGCGGTCGGTGATACGGATCGGTCTGTTCCAGACCTGGAAAAAACAGGCGTGTACTTATTGGGCACCCTGGGCGCGCTACTATTTGCCGTACTTCAGGCGAGGCTCCCCTGGTGGCCCATCCATCCCATGGGATTGATGGTCATGTATAGCTGGTACATGCGCATTTATATCCTGGACATCTTCTTAGTATGGCTGGCCAAGCTGCTGGTGCTGCAATTCGGAGGGATCCTGCTCTACCGGCGGGTGCGCCCGTGTTGTTATGGATTAATCGTGGGATTTGTATTTGCAATCGGAATCGCATTCCTCGTAGATGTAATCTGGTTTCCAGATCAAGGACACGGGATTCACGGGTGGTAATTTATTTCAGGAGAGGAAAACCATGTATATAATCTTGCTGATCCTCGCCATAGGCATTCTGGTTGCATTACAAGTAATCGGCTACATAAAATGGCGAAAAGGTCAAATATCTTTCCGTCGGTTTATAGGTCCCCTTAGTGGTTTCATATTGCTACTTGTATCTTTTGCATTGCCCTTGCCTCCAAAATGGACTCTGGGAATACTCATAGCAGCTACAATCATATTTGGAATAGCCTGTTTCAGAGACAAGCGCACTCAGGGCTAAGCGGTCATTGCTGTGCTACAGCTTGATACAATCTAACCTCAACCGAAACCCCAGGGCAGAGATAATAGCCATCAGATTGTCGAGTTTCGGTTTGCTGCGACTCGAAAGCACGCGGTAGAGATGTTCGCGGTTCAATCCGGCGCGTTCTGCCAATGCACCAACCCCACCTTGTGCCTGGGCGACGTCGCGCAAGGCCAATAACAGCCCAGAGGTCTCACCGCTTGCTTCACACTCATCCAGTGCGACTTCCAGATAAGCCCGAGCTTCTTCGGGATCTTCAAGTGCTTTTATCAGTCCTTCTTCGTAACTGACCGTGTGTTTCAAGACCTGTTTTTTAGTCATTAAGTACCGTCCTGGGAAATATGTTCATATTCAGAATGTAGCGTACACGCTACAAAAAGCAAACGAAAAGTAGTATGGGTCTGAATGAATACAATCGGAACATCGCAAGTTCCGAAAAGGTGTGTGGATAAAAAAAGAACGGGACTCAATAGTCTGAGCCCCGTTCACTATGGATAGATCATGTTTCAATGCAAAAGACGGAATCGGAGATCTCGAAAAGCCGTTTTGCTTTCCCACACATTCAGCGCAATCGGTCCCGATTGATAGCTAAAATCAGTCACCTGATTGACCAACTTGCCATCAATATATGATGTAAGAGACGCGCCCCGGGCGGCGATTTGCACATCGTATTCCTGTCCGTGCTCAATGGGATAATTGACCACACTGAGCTTTGTTAGCCCCTCGGGACTAACCTTGCTAATGGCGACAGCCTGCCAGCCCAATAAGAAATCCAGCAAATACCAGCGCCGTTCGTCTTCGGACATTCGGAAGAAAACCTGAGCATTGCCGCCTGAAATGGGCGTGATGAGAAGCGACAGTTCATAACTTCCCCAGGAAGAATCACCGATGATAAGCGGAGAATCGTTGTCACTTGAGGGTCCCGCTTCACCGACGATGCCATCGTCCGTGCGCGTCCAAACGCGATGCAAAGACGCTTCGGTATATCCCTTTGCGGGACGCCAATCTGCCAAGCCATCACCCTGGATCAATTTCTCCCAGTGGATAACCCCTCTCATTCCGCTAATGACCCTGCGCCCGTAATCTTCCTGA
It contains:
- a CDS encoding sigma-70 family RNA polymerase sigma factor, translating into MNDSLPGDKTLVDKACGGDERAFADLINQHRSLVFGVIWAVLQDVDDTEDATQETFILAYRNLSQLDDVGKFSSWLYTIARNVALKWVRKRTLEARGLSRVQEYQQLEFLHPEKVVELQYASDLKRAFRLLSPADRMVTTLFYLVGLHQNQIASILGIPVGTVKSRLHRSRKQLKRRLLVMGNGTLVDQENQEDYGRRVISGMRGVIHWEKLIQGDGLADWRPAKGYTEASLHRVWTRTDDGIVGEAGPSSDNDSPLIIGDSSWGSYELSLLITPISGGNAQVFFRMSEDERRWYLLDFLLGWQAVAISKVSPEGLTKLSVVNYPIEHGQEYDVQIAARGASLTSYIDGKLVNQVTDFSYQSGPIALNVWESKTAFRDLRFRLLH
- a CDS encoding putative addiction module antidote protein, whose product is MTKKQVLKHTVSYEEGLIKALEDPEEARAYLEVALDECEASGETSGLLLALRDVAQAQGGVGALAERAGLNREHLYRVLSSRSKPKLDNLMAIISALGFRLRLDCIKL